One window of the Herbiconiux sp. L3-i23 genome contains the following:
- a CDS encoding carbohydrate ABC transporter permease, whose protein sequence is MTAATSLLAPRAPRRPVPGQTRRGNGVIYLVALVLVVLMLAPVGYLVLGGFRSNSEITVDPSGFPTVWNWQNYGDVLGSGLFWGQVGNSAIAALSTTAVVVGLGLMAAFALARYRFRGRGAIYALFTAGLMFPMTVAITPLYILVRDLGLMNSLAGVILPQIAFALPTTIIILVPFLSAIPNELQEAASIDGASRLGFFWRMMLPLSLPGVITVGILAFINSWNSYILPLFILNNEGAYTLPLGTQAFASQYSVDTARVLAFTALSMIPALIFFSLFERRIVGGLTGAVKG, encoded by the coding sequence ATGACCGCCGCGACCAGCCTTCTCGCCCCGCGCGCGCCGCGCCGTCCGGTGCCGGGGCAGACCCGGCGGGGTAACGGCGTGATCTACCTCGTCGCCCTCGTGCTCGTCGTGCTGATGCTCGCGCCCGTCGGCTACCTGGTGCTCGGCGGCTTCCGCTCGAACTCCGAGATCACGGTCGACCCGTCGGGCTTCCCCACGGTCTGGAACTGGCAGAACTACGGCGACGTGCTCGGCAGCGGGCTGTTCTGGGGTCAGGTCGGCAACTCGGCGATCGCCGCGCTCAGCACCACGGCCGTCGTCGTCGGACTGGGGCTCATGGCTGCGTTCGCTCTTGCCCGCTACCGGTTCCGCGGACGCGGCGCGATCTACGCCCTGTTCACGGCGGGACTGATGTTCCCGATGACGGTGGCGATCACCCCGCTCTACATCCTGGTCCGCGACCTCGGCCTGATGAACTCGCTCGCGGGCGTCATCCTGCCGCAGATCGCGTTCGCTCTGCCGACGACCATCATCATCCTGGTGCCGTTCCTGTCGGCGATCCCGAACGAGCTGCAGGAGGCGGCCTCGATCGACGGGGCGAGCCGACTCGGCTTCTTCTGGCGGATGATGCTCCCACTGTCGCTTCCGGGAGTCATCACCGTCGGGATCCTGGCCTTCATCAACAGCTGGAACTCGTACATCCTGCCGCTGTTCATCCTCAACAACGAGGGTGCCTACACGCTGCCCCTCGGTACGCAGGCGTTCGCGTCGCAGTACTCGGTGGACACCGCGCGGGTGCTCGCGTTCACCGCGCTGTCGATGATCCCGGCGCTCATCTTCTTCAGCCTCTTCGAGAGGCGCATCGTCGGCGGCCTCACCGGCGCCGTGAAAGGCTGA
- a CDS encoding alpha/beta hydrolase, whose translation MNLSDIDLDPGLRRWIARIEELAPTIPGLGSADPVTRRAADRELSDALAVDFTLPAPESIEISAIELGGRPARRYRSATMPASAPTQLWLHGGGFFAGTPDEILNDRLLARRAADSGIQIFSLDYRLAPEHPYPAAVEDAVAALADLVARADQFGVNPTRLGIGGNSAGAGISASTSLRLRDAGDDTLIHVDLEVPPTATRAVGQSAVDYASGFGLDELETILAFYVGPDGPADRNIGPLDVDDLTCLPPHLIFVAEHDLLRDMGLEYAERLRVAGVTVELVVGEGHLHGAPGITAAFDGARRWQERHAALLQAAYSAGPAA comes from the coding sequence ATGAACCTGTCCGATATCGATCTCGACCCCGGCCTGCGTCGCTGGATCGCCCGCATCGAAGAGCTCGCCCCGACGATCCCCGGCCTCGGCAGCGCGGATCCGGTGACGCGTCGTGCCGCCGACCGCGAACTCTCGGATGCTCTCGCCGTGGACTTCACGCTGCCGGCGCCCGAGTCGATCGAGATCTCCGCGATCGAGCTCGGCGGGCGCCCCGCACGGCGGTACCGGTCGGCGACCATGCCGGCGTCGGCGCCCACTCAGCTGTGGCTGCACGGCGGCGGGTTCTTCGCGGGCACGCCGGACGAGATCCTCAACGACCGGCTGCTCGCGCGTCGAGCCGCCGACAGCGGCATCCAGATCTTCTCGCTCGACTACCGGCTGGCTCCGGAGCACCCGTACCCGGCCGCCGTCGAGGACGCGGTCGCCGCGCTGGCGGACCTGGTCGCCCGTGCCGACCAGTTCGGCGTCAACCCCACCCGCCTCGGCATCGGCGGCAACTCCGCCGGCGCGGGTATCTCGGCGAGCACGTCGCTGCGGCTACGCGACGCGGGGGACGACACCCTGATCCACGTCGACCTCGAGGTGCCGCCGACAGCGACCCGAGCGGTCGGCCAGTCGGCGGTCGACTACGCCTCGGGCTTCGGACTCGACGAACTGGAGACGATCCTCGCCTTCTACGTCGGACCCGACGGGCCCGCCGACCGCAACATCGGTCCGCTCGACGTCGACGACCTCACCTGCCTGCCGCCGCATCTGATCTTCGTCGCCGAGCACGACCTGCTGCGCGACATGGGGCTCGAATACGCCGAGCGCCTGCGCGTCGCCGGAGTAACCGTCGAACTCGTCGTCGGCGAGGGGCACCTGCACGGCGCCCCCGGCATCACCGCGGCGTTCGACGGCGCCCGGAGATGGCAGGAACGCCACGCCGCGCTGCTTCAGGCCGCCTACTCCGCGGGACCCGCCGCCTGA
- a CDS encoding MFS transporter — translation MSQSTALDPIGAVGPEVIPGGPQPRGFLFAFVAAWFGLSIVLSTLIGASIPKVFAFLDDETKGLNLSIVAALGGVVVMIITPLFGRFSDRTMSRLGKRRPWILGGALVGMAGVVVLAFSADLWQVVIGWAIAQIGYGATNAAIHALLADQIPFRIRARVSAAASAANAIAIIGGSLIIAALPNDQQWTWFIVPGVIGTVFSVLLYFRLHDIVRTDKPEPWKWSDVLSTYRLDPVAYRDFFWAWMCRLLVTMSIVTVSIYLLFFIIDRLDVPKEEASGALATVLIAYTASSIVTTIIFGWISDKTGRRKAIVWVSALLSAGGLIGAALSPDLSTFLIAMALVGAAQGAFVSVDVALMTEVLPTFEEAGKDLGIVSLSYQVPQVLVPIIAIPLLAIGGGTENYTALFIAAIVIGVLGGLAVLPIKAVK, via the coding sequence TTGTCCCAATCCACCGCACTCGATCCCATCGGCGCCGTCGGCCCCGAAGTCATCCCGGGAGGTCCGCAACCGCGCGGCTTCCTTTTCGCCTTCGTGGCCGCCTGGTTCGGCCTCAGCATCGTACTGAGCACGCTCATCGGTGCATCGATCCCGAAGGTCTTCGCCTTCCTCGACGACGAGACCAAAGGCCTGAACCTGTCGATCGTCGCGGCCCTCGGCGGGGTCGTGGTGATGATCATCACGCCGCTGTTCGGCCGGTTCAGCGACCGGACGATGTCGCGGCTCGGCAAGCGGCGACCGTGGATCCTCGGCGGCGCGCTCGTCGGCATGGCGGGCGTCGTCGTGCTCGCGTTCTCGGCCGACCTCTGGCAGGTCGTCATCGGCTGGGCGATCGCGCAGATCGGCTACGGCGCGACCAACGCGGCGATCCACGCGCTGCTCGCCGACCAGATTCCTTTCCGCATCCGCGCCAGAGTCTCGGCGGCGGCGAGCGCCGCGAACGCCATCGCGATCATCGGCGGCTCGCTGATCATCGCGGCCCTGCCGAACGACCAGCAGTGGACCTGGTTCATCGTCCCCGGCGTCATCGGCACCGTCTTCAGCGTGCTGCTGTACTTCCGGCTGCACGACATCGTGCGCACCGACAAGCCCGAGCCGTGGAAGTGGTCCGACGTGCTCTCGACCTACCGGCTCGACCCGGTCGCGTACCGCGACTTCTTCTGGGCGTGGATGTGCCGGCTACTCGTGACCATGTCGATCGTCACCGTCTCGATCTACCTGCTGTTCTTCATCATCGACCGGCTCGACGTGCCGAAGGAGGAGGCGTCGGGCGCGCTCGCGACCGTGCTGATCGCCTACACGGCGTCGAGCATCGTGACGACGATCATCTTCGGTTGGATCTCGGACAAGACCGGTCGACGCAAGGCGATCGTCTGGGTGTCGGCGCTCCTCTCCGCCGGCGGCCTGATCGGCGCGGCGCTGTCACCCGACCTGTCGACGTTCCTCATCGCGATGGCACTGGTGGGGGCCGCTCAGGGTGCCTTCGTCTCGGTCGACGTGGCGCTGATGACCGAGGTGCTGCCGACCTTCGAAGAGGCGGGCAAGGACCTCGGCATCGTGTCGCTGTCGTACCAGGTGCCGCAGGTACTGGTGCCGATCATCGCGATCCCGCTGCTCGCGATCGGCGGAGGAACCGAGAACTACACGGCCCTGTTCATCGCGGCGATCGTGATCGGCGTGCTCGGCGGGCTGGCCGTGCTGCCGATCAAGGCCGTGAAGTAA
- a CDS encoding extracellular solute-binding protein produces the protein MKSRKFLAGSALLVVSGLALAGCSGGAGGGDDGSTTLTFWHNSTTGDGKQYWLDTAAAFEEANPGVTIEVQAIQNEEMDGKLQTALNSGDAPDVFLARGGGKLADVVKAGQAMDITEGISEETRSVVGSALSAFEFDGKNYGMPVSVLPSGIYYSSDLFTEAGVAAPPTTIDELESVDEQLAGAGIDPIAVGAKDAWPAAHWYYNFALRACSKDALDEAAESRSFDDPCWLTAGENLESFLGSSPFNDGFLTTAAQQGAGSSAGLLANHQAAMELMGAWNPGVIASLTPDQQPLADLKWFAFPEVDGGDGEPGAMLGGVDGFTCWVNAPAACVDFLNFMVEKENQEAYADAFQTLPASTEAQSVVTDPALKDVLAAYNEAPYVVLWLDTLYGQNVGNALNVAVVDLFAGKGSPQAIVDAVNDAAAKS, from the coding sequence ATGAAAAGCAGGAAGTTCCTCGCAGGATCGGCGCTCCTCGTCGTCAGCGGGCTCGCGCTCGCCGGCTGCAGCGGCGGCGCCGGTGGAGGCGATGACGGGTCGACGACGCTCACCTTCTGGCACAACTCCACCACCGGTGACGGCAAGCAGTACTGGCTCGACACCGCGGCCGCATTCGAAGAGGCCAACCCGGGCGTCACGATCGAGGTCCAGGCGATCCAGAACGAGGAGATGGACGGCAAGCTGCAGACCGCCCTCAACTCGGGCGACGCCCCCGACGTCTTCCTGGCCCGAGGCGGCGGCAAGCTCGCCGACGTCGTGAAGGCCGGACAGGCAATGGACATCACCGAGGGCATCTCCGAGGAGACGCGATCGGTGGTCGGCAGCGCGCTCAGCGCCTTCGAATTCGACGGCAAGAACTACGGCATGCCCGTCTCGGTGCTGCCCTCCGGCATCTACTACTCGTCCGACCTCTTCACCGAGGCGGGCGTCGCCGCGCCTCCCACCACGATCGACGAGCTCGAGTCGGTCGATGAGCAGCTCGCCGGGGCGGGAATCGACCCGATCGCCGTCGGTGCGAAGGATGCCTGGCCCGCGGCGCACTGGTACTACAACTTCGCGCTGCGCGCCTGCTCGAAGGACGCCCTCGACGAGGCAGCCGAATCACGCTCCTTCGACGATCCCTGCTGGCTCACCGCAGGGGAGAACCTCGAATCGTTCCTGGGGTCATCGCCCTTCAACGACGGCTTCCTCACCACCGCCGCTCAGCAGGGCGCCGGTTCGTCGGCCGGGCTCCTCGCCAACCACCAGGCCGCCATGGAGCTGATGGGCGCCTGGAATCCCGGGGTCATCGCCTCGCTCACCCCCGACCAGCAGCCGCTCGCCGACCTGAAGTGGTTCGCCTTCCCCGAGGTCGACGGAGGCGACGGCGAGCCCGGCGCCATGCTCGGCGGCGTCGACGGCTTCACCTGCTGGGTCAACGCCCCGGCCGCGTGCGTGGACTTCCTCAACTTCATGGTCGAGAAGGAGAACCAGGAGGCCTACGCCGACGCCTTCCAGACGCTGCCCGCGTCGACCGAAGCGCAGAGCGTCGTCACCGACCCCGCCCTGAAGGACGTGCTCGCCGCCTACAACGAGGCGCCCTACGTCGTGCTCTGGCTCGACACCCTCTACGGGCAGAACGTCGGCAATGCGCTCAACGTCGCGGTCGTCGACCTCTTCGCAGGCAAGGGATCGCCGCAGGCCATCGTCGACGCCGTGAACGACGCCGCCGCGAAGTCCTGA
- a CDS encoding carbohydrate ABC transporter permease, translating into MASVRERTVPADLASGSLAPVGGDAQTSPPTGGTPTRRPSDSIRRRRWVIRGELALLLGPALLIFLAFVIFPVVMAAYYGFFSWAGYGAPVDFVGLKNYVTILTDPAFHEALGHNAFIVIASLVLQGPLALGLALLLNRKLRFQSTIRVLIFVPYVISEVVVGLGWGLMLQSSGAVNGALEKVGLGAFAADWISDPNIAIWTLMVIITWKYIGFAVILFLAGLQGIPEELSEAAAIDGASYWQVQRHIVLPLMGPTVRIWAFLSIIGSLQLFDLVWIIWGQYVASTAGTSTMATYMVANGRNAGSYGYGSAVAVVMFIISLVVALLYQRFLLRRDTAGAITGGVK; encoded by the coding sequence ATGGCTTCCGTGCGCGAGCGCACTGTTCCCGCGGACCTCGCGTCCGGGAGCCTCGCCCCGGTGGGCGGTGACGCACAGACGTCACCGCCCACCGGCGGCACCCCCACCCGCCGCCCGTCGGACTCGATCAGGCGTCGGCGCTGGGTGATCCGCGGGGAGCTCGCGCTCCTCCTCGGCCCCGCACTCCTAATCTTCCTGGCCTTCGTGATCTTCCCGGTCGTGATGGCCGCCTACTACGGCTTCTTCAGCTGGGCGGGCTACGGCGCTCCCGTCGACTTCGTCGGGCTGAAGAACTACGTCACGATCCTCACCGATCCGGCCTTCCACGAGGCGCTCGGTCACAACGCGTTCATCGTGATCGCCTCACTCGTGCTGCAGGGCCCGCTCGCACTCGGTCTGGCGTTGCTGCTCAACCGCAAGCTGCGCTTCCAATCGACCATCCGAGTGCTGATCTTCGTCCCCTATGTGATCTCCGAGGTCGTCGTCGGCCTCGGCTGGGGGCTGATGCTGCAGTCGAGCGGAGCGGTCAACGGCGCACTTGAGAAGGTCGGCCTCGGCGCCTTCGCCGCCGACTGGATCTCGGACCCGAACATCGCCATCTGGACTCTGATGGTGATCATCACGTGGAAGTACATCGGCTTCGCCGTCATCCTCTTCCTCGCGGGGCTGCAGGGCATCCCCGAGGAACTCTCCGAAGCGGCGGCCATCGACGGCGCCAGCTACTGGCAGGTCCAGCGGCACATCGTGCTGCCGCTCATGGGACCGACCGTGCGCATCTGGGCGTTCCTGTCGATCATCGGCTCGCTGCAGCTATTCGACCTCGTCTGGATCATCTGGGGCCAGTACGTCGCCTCGACCGCGGGCACGTCGACCATGGCGACCTACATGGTCGCGAACGGCCGCAACGCGGGCAGCTACGGCTACGGCAGCGCCGTCGCGGTCGTCATGTTCATCATCTCCCTCGTCGTCGCTCTGCTCTATCAGCGGTTCCTGCTGCGACGCGACACCGCCGGTGCGATCACAGGAGGGGTCAAATGA
- a CDS encoding glycoside hydrolase family 3 N-terminal domain-containing protein has product MTLDEKLAQLVGYWVDQGDEIVAPMAGEMGSSASYEEATAHGIGHLTRVYGTRPVDPVDRAAWLWGEQRRLREKTRLGIPAIVHEECLTGLAAWKAATFPTPLAWGASFDPELVEEMARSIGQPMRDLGIHQGLAPVLDVIRDPRWGRVDECIAEDPHVVGTIGTAYVKGLQSSGVDATLKHFVGYSASQAGRNHAPVHAGPRELADVFLPPFEMAVRDGGVRSVMNSYAEIDGVPVASSAELLTHLLREQWGFDGVVVSDYFAVAFLRTMHAIAASDGDAAVLALTAGIDVELPSGDAYLAPLAAAVRAGDVPEALVDRAVLRVLEQKERLGLLDETFDSPPTEIDLDSSEHRRIARRLAEESIVLLSNDGTLPLAEPRRIALIGPNADSTESLMGCYSFANHVLAHHPGTELGFDAPSLAEAVRSRYPGATITVEQGAEVEGLDRAGFGAAVDAAAQAEVAIVAVGDRAGLFGRGTVGEGNDVESLALPGVQRELVEAVIATGTPVVLVVLSGRPYELAWALDGTATAAAVLQAFFPGEEGGSALASIISGDVFPSGRLPVSLPRSAGAQPFSYLHPPLGAANEITSADSTPVRPFGFGLGYTTFSHEDLQVAPVISAGGAFEARVRVRNTGERAGVDVVQLYSHDVVASVTRPLAQLVGYARVALEAGEQAEVVFDVPTTRLAFSDAKLRRIVEPGEIEFWVGASSADKETVATTVVDGSVHEVLPTDRREVVTRVVRGL; this is encoded by the coding sequence ATGACGCTCGATGAGAAGCTCGCCCAACTGGTCGGGTACTGGGTCGACCAGGGCGATGAGATCGTCGCCCCCATGGCCGGCGAGATGGGCAGCTCCGCCAGCTATGAGGAGGCGACGGCCCATGGCATCGGCCACCTCACCCGTGTCTACGGCACCCGTCCGGTCGACCCGGTCGATCGAGCCGCGTGGCTGTGGGGCGAGCAGCGGCGTCTGCGCGAGAAGACCCGGCTCGGCATCCCGGCCATCGTGCACGAGGAATGCCTCACCGGACTCGCGGCGTGGAAGGCGGCGACCTTCCCCACCCCACTCGCGTGGGGAGCGTCCTTCGACCCAGAACTGGTCGAGGAAATGGCTCGCTCGATCGGGCAGCCGATGCGGGATCTCGGCATCCACCAGGGCCTCGCTCCGGTTCTGGACGTCATCCGCGACCCGCGCTGGGGTCGCGTCGATGAGTGCATCGCTGAGGACCCCCACGTCGTCGGCACGATCGGAACCGCCTACGTGAAGGGGCTCCAGAGCAGCGGAGTCGATGCCACGCTCAAGCACTTCGTGGGGTACTCGGCGTCGCAGGCGGGGCGCAACCATGCGCCCGTCCACGCCGGTCCGCGTGAACTCGCCGACGTGTTCCTGCCTCCCTTCGAGATGGCGGTGCGCGACGGGGGAGTGCGCTCGGTGATGAACTCGTATGCCGAGATCGACGGGGTGCCCGTCGCCTCGTCGGCGGAGCTGCTCACCCACCTCCTGCGTGAACAGTGGGGCTTCGACGGTGTGGTGGTGTCCGACTACTTCGCCGTGGCCTTCCTCAGGACCATGCACGCGATCGCCGCGTCGGACGGCGACGCGGCGGTGCTCGCCCTCACCGCAGGGATCGATGTCGAACTGCCGAGCGGCGACGCCTACCTCGCGCCGTTGGCCGCGGCGGTCCGTGCCGGCGATGTGCCCGAGGCGCTCGTCGACCGCGCAGTGCTGCGCGTGCTCGAGCAGAAAGAACGGCTCGGTCTCCTCGATGAGACCTTCGATTCGCCGCCGACCGAGATCGACCTCGACTCGAGCGAGCACCGACGGATCGCCCGCCGACTCGCCGAGGAGTCGATCGTGCTGCTTTCGAACGATGGAACTCTTCCGCTCGCGGAACCGCGCCGCATCGCCCTCATCGGCCCCAACGCCGACAGCACCGAATCGCTGATGGGCTGCTACTCGTTCGCGAACCACGTGCTCGCGCACCACCCCGGCACCGAGCTCGGCTTCGACGCGCCCTCGTTGGCCGAGGCCGTGCGCTCGCGGTATCCGGGCGCGACGATCACGGTCGAACAAGGCGCCGAGGTCGAAGGCCTCGATCGCGCCGGCTTCGGCGCCGCCGTCGACGCAGCCGCGCAGGCCGAGGTGGCGATCGTCGCCGTCGGCGACCGCGCCGGTCTCTTCGGCCGAGGCACGGTGGGGGAGGGCAACGACGTCGAGTCGCTCGCCCTGCCGGGCGTGCAGCGCGAACTCGTCGAGGCCGTCATCGCCACGGGAACGCCGGTGGTGCTCGTCGTGCTCTCCGGGCGTCCCTACGAACTCGCCTGGGCGCTCGACGGCACGGCGACCGCCGCCGCGGTGCTGCAGGCGTTCTTCCCCGGCGAGGAGGGCGGTAGCGCCCTCGCCTCGATCATTTCGGGCGATGTCTTCCCGTCGGGACGGCTGCCCGTCTCTCTCCCGCGCTCGGCCGGAGCGCAGCCGTTCAGCTACCTGCATCCGCCGCTCGGGGCCGCCAACGAGATCACCAGCGCCGACAGCACCCCGGTGCGGCCGTTCGGTTTCGGGCTCGGCTACACGACGTTCTCGCACGAGGATCTGCAGGTGGCGCCGGTCATCTCGGCCGGCGGCGCCTTCGAGGCGCGGGTCCGCGTCCGCAACACCGGAGAGCGCGCGGGAGTCGACGTGGTGCAGCTCTACTCGCACGACGTCGTCGCGTCGGTCACTCGCCCGTTGGCGCAACTCGTCGGGTACGCACGGGTCGCGCTCGAGGCGGGCGAGCAGGCGGAGGTCGTGTTCGACGTTCCGACCACGCGGCTGGCGTTCTCGGACGCGAAGCTGCGTCGCATCGTCGAACCCGGCGAGATCGAGTTCTGGGTCGGAGCTTCCAGTGCCGACAAGGAGACCGTTGCGACCACCGTGGTCGACGGGTCGGTGCACGAGGTCCTTCCGACCGACCGCCGCGAGGTCGTGACGCGAGTCGTCCGAGGCCTCTGA
- a CDS encoding glycoside hydrolase family 43 protein — MGRYENPILAGCHPDPSICRVGDTYYLVTSTFEYLPGLPIHASKNLVDWELIGHAIHRPEQLDLRGLESSRGLYAPTIRAIGDLLVVVCTAVGPDDGSWTGRTGHFLVTASDAAGPWSDPVWIDDVGGFDPSITVDGDRVWLCGTRPPEPMRWPGETEVWLAELELATGRLLTEPIVVWRGADSHAVWAEGPHIVARPGGGWMLVAAEGGTDTDHAVVVAYADEITGPYVGDTGNPRLTHRDLGATAPINSVGHADVVDTPDGRAFATVLALHAVDGRRGLLGRRTSLVPVDWEDGRPLFAPGVARVPPVVETDGVPDAVTASRVFIDDFESKTLRPEWTSVGRFPSTFVDLAARAGHARLDGGAHSTSIERVSALLTRLPSERTAIEAVIDLVPGGDEFRAGLLLRVSERNHLEFTVGRDGGVEASLLAHGDRHPAGVGTVSIDGPVRLGIDITDLVASCHVSGTVIATADVSALAPGPPTGFVGAWVGVVAVGDGYCDVDRVDLRW; from the coding sequence GTGGGTCGCTATGAGAACCCGATCCTGGCGGGATGCCACCCCGATCCGAGCATCTGCCGGGTCGGTGACACCTACTACCTGGTCACCTCCACCTTCGAATACCTTCCCGGCCTGCCGATCCACGCGTCGAAGAACCTCGTCGACTGGGAGTTGATCGGGCACGCCATTCATCGGCCCGAGCAGCTCGACCTCCGCGGCCTCGAGTCGTCGCGGGGGCTCTACGCGCCGACGATCCGCGCCATCGGGGACTTGCTCGTCGTGGTGTGCACCGCGGTCGGCCCCGACGACGGCAGCTGGACCGGTCGGACCGGTCACTTCCTCGTCACCGCCTCCGACGCTGCGGGTCCATGGTCGGACCCGGTCTGGATCGACGATGTGGGCGGGTTCGATCCGTCGATCACCGTCGACGGCGATCGCGTCTGGCTCTGCGGGACCCGACCGCCCGAGCCGATGCGGTGGCCGGGCGAGACCGAGGTGTGGCTGGCGGAGCTCGAACTCGCGACGGGACGACTGCTGACCGAGCCGATCGTCGTCTGGCGCGGCGCGGACTCCCATGCCGTGTGGGCGGAGGGTCCGCACATCGTCGCTCGACCCGGGGGCGGCTGGATGCTCGTCGCCGCCGAGGGCGGAACGGATACGGACCATGCGGTGGTCGTCGCCTACGCGGATGAGATCACCGGACCCTACGTCGGGGACACCGGAAATCCGCGACTCACGCACCGCGATCTCGGCGCGACCGCCCCCATCAACAGCGTCGGTCACGCCGACGTGGTCGACACCCCCGATGGGCGCGCGTTCGCGACGGTCCTGGCCCTCCATGCCGTCGACGGGCGCCGTGGCCTGCTCGGTCGCCGCACATCGCTCGTCCCCGTCGACTGGGAGGACGGCCGCCCGCTGTTCGCGCCGGGCGTGGCTCGAGTCCCGCCGGTCGTCGAGACGGACGGCGTGCCGGACGCGGTCACCGCGTCCCGTGTGTTCATCGACGATTTCGAGTCGAAGACGCTACGACCGGAGTGGACGTCCGTCGGACGATTCCCGAGCACCTTCGTCGACCTCGCCGCACGAGCCGGTCATGCGCGACTCGACGGCGGCGCCCATTCCACCTCCATCGAACGCGTCTCCGCACTGCTGACACGTCTCCCGTCCGAGCGAACGGCGATCGAGGCGGTCATCGACCTAGTCCCGGGCGGGGACGAGTTTCGCGCCGGGCTGCTGCTGCGCGTATCGGAGCGCAACCATCTCGAGTTCACGGTCGGACGTGACGGCGGTGTCGAGGCGAGCCTCCTCGCCCACGGGGACCGCCATCCCGCAGGCGTCGGCACCGTTTCCATCGACGGACCCGTCCGACTCGGAATCGACATCACCGATCTCGTCGCGTCGTGTCACGTCTCGGGGACCGTGATCGCAACGGCGGACGTATCGGCTCTCGCTCCTGGCCCGCCGACCGGCTTCGTCGGCGCCTGGGTCGGCGTCGTCGCGGTCGGAGACGGGTACTGCGACGTCGATCGGGTGGACCTCCGCTGGTGA
- a CDS encoding LacI family DNA-binding transcriptional regulator — protein MTRRATIQDVAAAAGVSVASVSKAVNGRYGVSSEMTERVMAAVERLGYESSLVASSMRSRRTGVIGVLVADFEPFSAEVLKGVARALADTSYDLLAYSGSHQHGAGWERRSLSRLSGTLIDGAVMVTPSVVGVAADVPVVAIDPHTGRGELPTVESDSYNGARQATDHLIELGHRRIGFIAGRPDLRSAVARERGYRDALTAAGIGFDAALIGVGRYEEDIARDAARRMLALPTPPTAIFAANDLSALSIIAVARDLGLSVPADLSVIGFDDVPEAARADPPLSTVRQPIQRLGEAATRLVLELIAGGTPEITHFTLPTRLVARATTAPLR, from the coding sequence ATGACGCGGCGAGCGACGATCCAGGATGTAGCGGCTGCGGCCGGCGTCTCGGTGGCCAGCGTGTCGAAGGCGGTGAACGGCCGCTACGGGGTTTCGTCGGAGATGACCGAGCGCGTGATGGCCGCCGTGGAGCGGCTCGGGTACGAGTCGAGCCTCGTTGCGAGCAGCATGCGATCGCGTCGCACCGGCGTGATCGGCGTGCTCGTCGCCGACTTCGAGCCGTTCTCGGCCGAGGTCCTGAAAGGAGTCGCGCGAGCGCTCGCCGACACCTCATACGATCTGCTCGCCTATAGCGGCTCGCATCAGCACGGAGCCGGCTGGGAACGTCGTTCGCTCAGCCGCCTGAGCGGCACACTCATCGACGGCGCCGTGATGGTGACTCCCTCGGTCGTCGGGGTGGCAGCCGATGTCCCGGTCGTCGCCATCGACCCTCACACCGGTCGCGGCGAGCTGCCGACCGTCGAGTCCGACAGCTACAACGGCGCCCGCCAGGCGACCGATCACCTGATCGAGCTCGGTCATCGCCGCATCGGGTTCATCGCCGGCCGCCCCGATCTGCGCTCGGCCGTGGCCCGAGAACGCGGCTACCGCGACGCTCTCACCGCGGCGGGAATCGGCTTCGACGCCGCTCTTATCGGGGTGGGCCGATACGAGGAGGACATCGCACGCGACGCAGCCCGACGGATGCTCGCCCTGCCGACGCCGCCGACCGCGATCTTCGCCGCGAACGATCTCTCCGCGCTGTCGATCATCGCCGTCGCCCGTGACCTCGGGCTCTCGGTTCCCGCCGACCTCTCGGTGATCGGCTTCGACGATGTGCCCGAGGCCGCCCGCGCCGATCCGCCGCTGTCGACGGTGCGGCAGCCGATCCAGCGGCTCGGCGAGGCGGCCACCCGCCTGGTGCTGGAGCTCATCGCGGGTGGCACCCCGGAGATCACGCACTTCACGCTTCCGACCCGGCTGGTGGCCCGAGCCACCACCGCCCCTCTGCGCTGA